In Zobellia roscoffensis, the following are encoded in one genomic region:
- a CDS encoding PKD domain-containing protein, whose protein sequence is MNNKSIKTHFDLNVFITFLVLFFAGLALFSFRLNSEVDCSNVDFEIISNSYTTEDLIEFKSTDPSGFNWTWNFGDNEPEAFRSDVVHQFKKPGKYSISLQMNGECVASREIVISKDKIVRDAKLIPNIVLPKQVRVGDEVEFFNDSKFATSWQWSFGETATVDGNDRRETYTYKSPGEKTILLVVNGDRRHEAKRILTVYPSKKKVRISRSRNASAPIENVLATIPEAPKEEKPIVVEEDTVDKPPYIEISNEEIEDMLLRYSVRNLDDVSIRNYFCVTNIPVFNKSGDRFTVSQFFKAVRDVKIEINSLKLYRDKQTGCIKSMTVDMRTKKGLFWKSF, encoded by the coding sequence ATGAATAATAAAAGTATTAAAACTCACTTTGACCTTAACGTGTTTATCACTTTTTTAGTATTGTTCTTTGCGGGATTAGCCCTTTTTTCTTTTCGTTTGAACAGTGAGGTTGATTGTAGCAATGTAGATTTTGAGATTATTTCCAATTCCTACACAACTGAAGATTTAATAGAATTTAAAAGCACGGATCCTTCAGGATTTAACTGGACTTGGAATTTTGGGGACAATGAACCTGAGGCGTTCCGGTCAGACGTTGTTCATCAATTTAAAAAACCTGGTAAATATTCGATTTCTTTACAAATGAATGGCGAATGTGTAGCATCTCGTGAAATTGTAATATCTAAGGACAAGATAGTGCGTGATGCTAAGCTTATTCCCAATATTGTTTTGCCAAAACAGGTTAGGGTAGGTGATGAAGTCGAATTTTTTAACGATTCCAAATTCGCTACTTCTTGGCAATGGAGCTTTGGGGAAACAGCAACTGTAGACGGCAATGATAGAAGGGAAACATATACTTACAAGTCTCCCGGGGAAAAAACGATTCTACTTGTGGTGAATGGTGATCGCAGACACGAGGCAAAGCGTATTTTAACGGTATACCCTTCCAAAAAGAAAGTAAGAATTAGTAGAAGTAGAAATGCTAGTGCGCCCATAGAAAATGTTTTGGCAACAATTCCTGAAGCCCCAAAAGAAGAGAAACCTATAGTTGTAGAAGAAGATACTGTAGACAAACCTCCATATATTGAAATCTCAAATGAAGAGATAGAAGATATGTTATTAAGGTACTCGGTCAGAAATCTAGATGACGTTAGCATCCGAAACTATTTTTGTGTAACGAACATTCCTGTTTTCAATAAAAGCGGAGATCGTTTTACGGTTAGCCAATTCTTTAAAGCGGTACGGGACGTTAAAATAGAAATCAATAGCCTTAAACTCTATAGGGATAAGCAAACTGGTTGTATAAAAAGTATGACAGTTGACATGCGGACCAAAAAAGGATTGTTCTGGAAGAGTTTTTAG
- a CDS encoding C40 family peptidase, translating to MKLKLSFLLIIALLSGCANKTAVAGQGEYYRQEIEKSKRLAAAKVVQDKKEITIVEPSYLTKEQRLGFSELLGVPYEDLENEKLYASIDEWMGTPYQWGGTTKNGVDCSAYVQDIYEKVYGLKLPRTSIQQFDFDIKAHFSGQKFLRQGDLLFFRLRDEDKVVSHVGIYLQNGKFTGSNSPHGVQIADLNSKYWQDRFVSGARLLKNL from the coding sequence ATGAAATTAAAACTGTCTTTTCTTTTAATTATTGCCTTGCTTAGCGGTTGTGCCAATAAAACTGCCGTAGCCGGCCAAGGCGAGTATTATAGGCAAGAAATAGAAAAATCCAAACGTTTGGCCGCAGCAAAAGTAGTGCAAGATAAAAAAGAAATTACCATAGTAGAACCCTCCTACCTAACTAAGGAACAAAGACTGGGTTTTTCTGAATTATTAGGTGTCCCGTATGAAGACCTAGAAAACGAAAAATTGTATGCAAGTATAGATGAATGGATGGGCACGCCCTACCAATGGGGAGGCACTACCAAAAATGGAGTTGATTGTTCTGCCTATGTACAAGATATTTATGAAAAAGTTTATGGTTTAAAACTTCCAAGAACTTCTATCCAACAGTTTGATTTTGATATAAAAGCTCACTTTTCCGGTCAAAAATTTTTAAGACAAGGGGATTTACTTTTTTTTAGATTACGAGATGAAGACAAAGTGGTTTCCCACGTGGGCATTTACCTTCAAAACGGAAAATTTACAGGATCAAATTCCCCCCATGGAGTTCAAATTGCAGACTTGAACTCAAAATATTGGCAAGATAGATTCGTCTCTGGCGCACGTTTGCTCAAAAACCTGTAA
- a CDS encoding TssN family type VI secretion system protein: protein MKRFINVEALIPFAMVLVFILLALGLLARKTPGFKTRRKKYYYYLAALIAVMGIFLAIIYNLKQSALMFRYFWILAFATVMGGLHVFFYRYLFEKFDIDKGLKELLYGIITSFAVMVPVILIAAHYKDLQYLPYYFLTIAAFTIPTSFFVLYKYSVSIPVKLYTKWYYPLQKKYDTPEHYELKNMIILNFMFYKNTEAGEMTSFKAKAPKNMEFGRLFFFFINDYNVKKTTTKIELTDASGDPHGWYFYSKPKWYGASKHIDSELTVEDNNLNDGDVVICQRI, encoded by the coding sequence TTGAAAAGATTTATAAACGTAGAAGCCCTGATTCCTTTTGCAATGGTCTTGGTTTTTATTTTGTTGGCTCTTGGTTTACTGGCCCGGAAAACCCCTGGTTTCAAAACTAGAAGGAAAAAATATTACTATTACCTTGCTGCGCTAATTGCCGTAATGGGCATATTTTTAGCAATAATATACAACCTGAAACAGTCTGCATTAATGTTCCGTTATTTTTGGATATTAGCCTTTGCAACGGTAATGGGCGGTCTTCACGTGTTTTTCTACCGCTATCTGTTTGAAAAATTCGATATAGATAAGGGGCTAAAAGAATTACTTTATGGAATTATAACCTCCTTTGCGGTTATGGTCCCCGTAATCCTTATTGCGGCGCACTATAAAGATTTGCAATATCTGCCCTATTATTTTCTGACGATTGCGGCATTTACCATACCTACAAGCTTTTTTGTACTCTATAAATATTCGGTTTCAATTCCTGTAAAGTTATACACCAAATGGTATTACCCGTTACAGAAAAAATACGATACACCTGAGCATTACGAACTAAAGAACATGATCATACTTAACTTTATGTTCTACAAAAATACCGAAGCTGGGGAAATGACCAGCTTTAAAGCCAAAGCACCCAAAAATATGGAATTCGGCCGGCTGTTCTTTTTCTTTATAAACGATTATAACGTTAAAAAAACAACAACCAAAATAGAACTAACGGATGCATCAGGTGACCCTCACGGTTGGTATTTTTATAGCAAACCAAAGTGGTACGGAGCTTCTAAACATATAGATTCAGAGCTTACTGTAGAAGATAATAACCTAAACGATGGCGATGTAGTAATTTGCCAACGTATATAA
- the tssO gene encoding type VI secretion system TssO, with the protein MEILNKKERTSSFLLFLLMFAITVGILFTAFFYSYKLPWKENAVLRKENKKMQYEFIYQKKFINALEGVDKQIDSLDTVKEGWFFVEQSIIKNLIDLRSDIPKDSLDDRSMYENLVLTYNKLVDAKRDLKQVESARQEINDLEEQITDYEKEISRLNTALDLAKRMNRN; encoded by the coding sequence ATGGAGATACTAAACAAAAAAGAACGAACTTCCTCTTTCCTATTGTTCTTACTAATGTTCGCCATAACGGTGGGTATTCTGTTCACGGCTTTTTTCTATAGCTACAAACTACCTTGGAAGGAAAATGCCGTTCTGCGTAAGGAGAATAAAAAAATGCAATATGAATTTATCTACCAGAAAAAATTTATAAATGCGCTAGAAGGGGTGGACAAACAAATAGATTCTTTGGATACCGTAAAAGAAGGTTGGTTTTTTGTAGAACAGTCCATTATCAAAAACCTTATAGACCTTAGAAGTGATATTCCTAAAGATTCTTTGGATGACCGCAGTATGTACGAAAACTTGGTCCTTACCTACAACAAATTGGTAGATGCCAAAAGAGATTTAAAGCAAGTAGAGAGCGCCAGACAGGAAATAAACGACCTAGAGGAGCAAATTACCGATTACGAAAAAGAAATCAGCAGGCTCAATACCGCATTAGATCTTGCCAAACGTATGAACCGAAACTAA
- a CDS encoding AAA family ATPase translates to MNTELEKAIHIATQLAEEHQHESFGPAHLIKASLNRDLSLLRILHDKGVDVYFIEEWADVNMESHPKRTSRTLAVKASSEAKMVFVEAEEIQTKLNRPDVDLICLFISAITPGVGFSFDKVKSLPVSSSELFDSFSNGTDSKGAANKKSVNTTNDFTPDTDVLKKYTNDLLVEAAGGYYDHIINRDRELKQIAEILSRKSKPNVMVQGESGVGKTVLIHNLAKEIHSRKIVDTLQEATLLEVDTAILLSGASYKGEVEDRLQSIFNEAKNLVKPILFIDDFHVLLQDASASQGILNVIKSELNKGEVILIGATTADSYRKHIANDDGLNRRFESVTVKEPDPEMAFRILKSVGQTYTEHHVLTIDDEALKESIRLAKRYLKEKSLPDSALDLVDRTMAAANVSTQSLPTDLQDLNDKLNAIASKTEKQKESEKIQAIDWVYIELKNRLSPIVTGKFDTEDSLRLPTYEKKSAYINSILSGITEHSKEKRTAVTEEDLAAMVAGITGIPAGKVQSQERERLLEMETTLMKRVIGQDNAIKTVTEAIIESRSGLSKAGQPIGSFFFSGPTGTGKTELAKSLAEFLFNDESAIIRFDMSEFKEEHSAALLYGAPPGYVGYEEGGVLVNKIRQKPYSIVLFDEIEKAHQSVFDVFLQILDEGKLNDRLGKVGDFSNAVILFTSNIGSDFISKSIEGGKIPKSNELLEIMASYFRPEFLGRITEIVPFAPISEKNAPFIFDLHLKKELLVLTERLGITLEIDKKTKEHLSLDGFSPTYGVRPLKAVIRNKLKRPLSKMIISGEIKAPQTVNVALKKGELEFKVKK, encoded by the coding sequence ATGAATACTGAATTAGAGAAAGCTATACATATTGCCACACAACTTGCCGAAGAACACCAACATGAAAGCTTTGGCCCCGCTCATTTAATCAAAGCCTCTTTAAACAGGGACCTTTCTTTACTTCGTATTTTACACGACAAAGGGGTTGATGTATACTTTATAGAAGAGTGGGCAGATGTTAATATGGAATCCCACCCTAAACGTACCAGTCGCACTTTGGCGGTAAAAGCTAGTTCAGAGGCAAAAATGGTCTTTGTTGAGGCGGAAGAGATACAGACCAAGTTAAACAGACCAGATGTAGACCTTATCTGCTTATTCATATCTGCTATTACGCCAGGTGTAGGTTTTAGTTTCGATAAAGTAAAATCACTACCCGTTAGCAGCTCAGAACTATTCGATAGTTTTTCTAACGGTACGGATAGCAAAGGTGCAGCTAACAAGAAAAGCGTAAATACTACAAACGATTTTACACCCGACACCGATGTTCTAAAAAAATATACCAACGATTTACTTGTTGAAGCTGCCGGTGGTTATTATGACCATATCATAAATCGTGATCGGGAGCTAAAGCAAATCGCTGAAATCCTTAGCCGAAAATCCAAGCCCAACGTAATGGTGCAAGGCGAGTCCGGTGTAGGCAAAACTGTTTTGATACATAATTTGGCCAAGGAAATTCACTCCAGAAAAATCGTGGATACTTTACAAGAGGCCACCTTATTAGAAGTAGATACCGCCATTTTACTTTCTGGAGCTTCGTATAAAGGAGAAGTTGAAGATCGTTTACAAAGTATCTTTAACGAGGCAAAAAACCTGGTAAAACCTATTCTATTTATAGATGACTTTCATGTGCTGTTACAAGACGCGTCTGCAAGCCAAGGCATTTTAAATGTTATTAAATCGGAATTAAATAAAGGTGAGGTTATCTTGATCGGGGCAACCACAGCAGATAGTTATAGAAAACACATCGCCAATGATGACGGACTTAACAGAAGATTTGAATCCGTTACCGTAAAAGAGCCTGATCCAGAAATGGCTTTTCGTATCTTAAAAAGTGTTGGCCAGACCTATACTGAGCATCATGTGCTCACTATTGATGATGAGGCGCTAAAAGAATCCATTCGCCTGGCAAAACGGTATTTAAAAGAGAAAAGCTTACCAGATTCCGCATTGGATTTGGTAGATAGAACAATGGCCGCCGCCAATGTGTCCACACAATCCTTGCCAACAGATTTACAAGATCTGAACGATAAGCTCAATGCAATAGCTTCTAAAACGGAAAAACAAAAGGAGTCCGAAAAAATTCAAGCTATAGATTGGGTCTACATCGAATTAAAAAATAGATTAAGTCCTATTGTAACCGGAAAATTTGATACGGAAGATAGCTTACGTCTACCTACCTATGAAAAAAAATCAGCTTACATAAATAGTATATTATCCGGTATAACGGAACATTCCAAAGAAAAACGAACTGCTGTTACCGAAGAGGATTTAGCAGCCATGGTTGCCGGTATAACTGGTATTCCTGCAGGAAAGGTACAATCCCAAGAACGTGAGCGACTGCTGGAAATGGAGACTACGCTTATGAAAAGGGTCATTGGTCAAGATAACGCCATTAAAACCGTTACGGAAGCCATTATAGAATCTAGATCAGGGCTTTCCAAGGCCGGGCAACCCATTGGTTCTTTTTTCTTTTCAGGACCTACCGGAACCGGTAAAACGGAACTGGCAAAATCGTTAGCGGAATTTCTGTTTAATGATGAATCGGCCATCATACGCTTTGATATGTCCGAATTTAAGGAAGAACATTCCGCAGCCTTGCTTTATGGAGCTCCTCCGGGATATGTAGGGTATGAAGAAGGCGGTGTCTTGGTAAATAAAATACGCCAAAAACCATATTCAATCGTACTTTTTGATGAAATTGAAAAAGCCCATCAATCCGTTTTTGATGTATTCTTACAAATACTTGACGAAGGGAAACTAAACGATCGTTTGGGGAAAGTGGGTGATTTTTCAAACGCCGTTATCTTGTTCACTTCAAACATTGGTTCCGATTTTATCAGCAAATCAATAGAAGGAGGAAAAATACCCAAATCCAATGAGCTGCTAGAAATAATGGCCAGCTATTTTAGACCGGAATTTTTAGGCCGAATAACTGAAATTGTTCCTTTCGCTCCCATTTCCGAGAAAAACGCTCCGTTTATTTTCGATTTACACTTAAAAAAGGAGCTCTTGGTACTAACGGAAAGATTGGGAATAACCTTAGAAATAGACAAAAAAACCAAAGAACATTTATCCTTAGACGGGTTCTCCCCAACCTATGGTGTACGCCCGCTCAAGGCCGTTATCCGTAATAAATTAAAAAGGCCGTTGTCCAAAATGATTATCTCGGGAGAGATAAAGGCACCACAAACGGTAAATGTTGCGTTAAAGAAAGGTGAACTGGAATTTAAGGTAAAGAAATAA
- a CDS encoding GPW/gp25 family protein — translation MAKPYYQAPFDFKRFFEKKELKKLTLQDSISQFISVIITTYFEEYTFDEHFGSEIWETDFDLLVNTNVLKERIKKSLTAQIKTYEKRLSNIDLNIELMESLSSKTNKVRLKKYLYITIKGTIVKTDEPFTFNGDYYLAPLSYK, via the coding sequence ATGGCTAAACCGTATTACCAAGCACCATTTGATTTCAAACGTTTTTTTGAAAAGAAAGAGCTAAAGAAATTAACGCTACAAGATTCTATTTCTCAATTCATAAGTGTGATTATAACCACCTATTTTGAGGAATATACTTTTGATGAGCATTTTGGTAGTGAAATCTGGGAAACGGATTTTGACCTTTTGGTAAATACCAATGTTCTAAAAGAGAGAATTAAAAAGTCGTTAACGGCACAAATAAAGACTTACGAAAAACGCCTATCGAATATAGACCTAAATATTGAGTTGATGGAAAGCCTGTCTTCCAAAACCAATAAGGTTCGCTTAAAGAAATACCTCTATATCACCATAAAAGGTACAATTGTAAAGACAGATGAGCCGTTTACATTTAATGGAGACTACTATTTAGCTCCATTATCGTATAAATAA
- a CDS encoding type VI secretion system baseplate subunit TssF translates to MKSLTKEEIKDRLIRRAAEDWGVDDMEIEYSFDPIVGILFDACAHEFERISDTIKTSRTKVTERLVDLLTPEISVTAKPAHAIVHALPVDGKMVINERSQFFHRKRMPLFRDSGNEDFKDFFFCPSGEFTLNNCELSYIAFPDKIVSHHNHRTTPWLNSSDFIGSPENSSIYMGIKPAPGIKTIDDLICYFDLLNFTNKELLVHHLGIADWSINGELLNVVKGYAQPEIVKDDYSAYINESIQSKIQFYEEYVREFYRDHFYTLEGSINLKGKLKKYPEEFKEFLSQKDLDALTTPLLWIKIEFSTVVSSSMLENLHCHINCFPTLNKKSHSVSKRLQPNFNIIPLEAGEDFFLDVHNVLGDSGNEYYVRDRNKKDDTRPQAYLRYGGVSRFDERDASELLNYTLDLLKEDSVAFSAMGDDFINSNLKDLKQIVSRIEQQIELRNFRKHKIPYLIVNRNSVEKNRDKIVFTDYWTTTGEKANKINPYSKLFQYSGTAFKPESLVFITGSLGGHDEPNPSEKIYAYREQVLSRGRIITRQDIIHHCYAVFKDAITKVKVEKGVMVSQSNSVGYTPTTDIYITRNVDADYSETDWEHLKKELLIGIKTRSANVLPFRVFYT, encoded by the coding sequence ATGAAGAGCCTTACAAAAGAGGAGATAAAAGACAGACTGATCCGAAGGGCCGCCGAGGATTGGGGTGTAGACGATATGGAAATAGAATATTCCTTTGACCCTATTGTCGGGATTCTTTTTGATGCTTGTGCTCATGAGTTTGAACGTATCTCAGACACCATTAAAACTAGTCGTACCAAGGTTACGGAGCGTTTGGTAGATTTGCTTACACCGGAAATATCGGTTACGGCCAAACCCGCACATGCTATTGTACATGCCTTACCCGTTGATGGTAAAATGGTAATAAACGAACGAAGTCAATTTTTTCATAGAAAACGCATGCCGCTGTTCAGGGATAGCGGAAATGAAGATTTTAAGGATTTTTTCTTTTGCCCTTCGGGTGAATTTACTTTAAACAATTGCGAGCTTAGCTATATAGCCTTTCCGGATAAAATAGTTTCGCACCATAATCATAGAACAACGCCATGGCTCAATAGTTCGGATTTTATCGGTAGTCCGGAAAATAGCAGTATCTATATGGGTATAAAGCCTGCTCCAGGCATAAAGACCATTGACGACCTCATTTGCTATTTTGACCTTTTAAACTTTACCAACAAAGAGTTGTTGGTACACCATTTAGGTATTGCGGACTGGTCTATTAACGGAGAACTATTAAACGTAGTTAAGGGGTATGCGCAACCAGAAATAGTTAAAGACGACTACAGCGCATATATTAACGAAAGCATACAAAGCAAGATACAGTTTTACGAGGAATACGTAAGGGAGTTTTACAGAGATCATTTTTATACGCTGGAAGGTAGCATCAATCTAAAAGGAAAGCTTAAAAAATACCCGGAAGAGTTTAAGGAATTCTTGAGTCAGAAAGATTTAGATGCCTTGACTACGCCTTTGTTATGGATAAAAATAGAGTTTTCTACAGTGGTCTCTTCTTCCATGTTAGAGAACCTGCACTGCCATATCAACTGCTTCCCTACCTTAAATAAAAAATCGCACAGTGTTAGTAAGCGGTTACAGCCTAATTTCAATATCATTCCATTAGAGGCGGGAGAAGATTTCTTTTTGGATGTCCACAACGTATTGGGAGACAGCGGTAATGAATATTATGTACGTGACAGAAACAAAAAAGATGATACCCGCCCCCAGGCTTATTTACGTTATGGAGGTGTAAGTAGGTTTGATGAGCGCGATGCTTCGGAATTATTAAACTATACCTTAGACCTTCTAAAAGAAGACAGTGTTGCTTTTTCCGCCATGGGCGATGATTTTATAAACAGCAACCTTAAGGACTTAAAGCAAATTGTTTCCCGGATCGAGCAGCAAATAGAACTACGCAATTTCAGAAAACACAAAATCCCATATTTGATCGTCAACCGAAATAGTGTAGAAAAAAATAGGGACAAAATAGTTTTTACGGACTATTGGACAACTACGGGTGAGAAGGCCAATAAAATAAATCCGTACAGTAAATTATTCCAATACTCGGGAACCGCTTTTAAGCCGGAATCACTGGTGTTTATAACAGGAAGCTTAGGCGGTCATGATGAACCCAATCCAAGCGAAAAAATTTATGCCTACAGGGAACAAGTGCTCTCTAGAGGGCGTATCATTACCCGTCAGGACATCATTCACCACTGTTATGCCGTATTCAAAGATGCCATAACAAAAGTAAAAGTAGAAAAAGGTGTTATGGTATCCCAAAGCAACTCCGTGGGCTACACCCCTACTACCGATATTTACATAACCCGGAATGTAGATGCCGATTATAGTGAGACGGACTGGGAACATTTGAAAAAAGAACTGTTGATCGGCATAAAGACCAGATCAGCCAACGTTTTGCCGTTTCGGGTTTTCTATACCTAG
- a CDS encoding type VI secretion system Vgr family protein, protein MSKIVNINLILNGNAFLPNSGYSVSVEQAIGGHSTFRIAFPAHASETYAGPLMENALGYIGKKMSIGLNSGEMEFIGVVTNVDLQKGNGASGTLVISGHGPSVLLANSVQCLSYEEGTSLSQVVEDTLKGHSTDILKKSIGTGTGISLPYTVQYNESDLSFLQRLCSRYGVWLYHNGRDFCVGKSDSATLNGVYGIDVLSFNLSTSLKEQVFDIKGHDWVNNTQLEASSAAHTANSSHPYLSSVKDESDTLFNKKSSYDYTIGQHEYSAQAGLDTAAKVNTLGRASGMVTASGSSELVGMRVGDTLSLKGLNFSDPTAQDPYGSYDIIKVVHRFDHSGHYSNSFEGVPEGTEHLPYSNSFAVTRSADQRGLVLDNADPDGLGRIKVQFPWQKPMGTNTPWIKVPTPYSGGGKGFYFIPEKDEEVLVGFEGGNPEKPFVLSAGFNSSASSGFADADNNIKAIKTRSGHIIELNDTDGGESITINDKNGNSIHINTSEGNMTFTAQGDMEFNAKNVRFNIHEDMDFDIGGSKKVSVKKNYDTDCKNSTERVFNNKEINIGKKLEQVSGESIVQTNQGEMLIDSTGKLTLQSKSEVDYGD, encoded by the coding sequence ATGTCCAAAATCGTCAATATCAACCTCATTTTAAACGGTAATGCATTTCTTCCAAATTCGGGCTATTCCGTATCCGTAGAACAGGCCATTGGCGGCCACAGTACTTTTCGTATCGCTTTTCCCGCCCATGCCTCGGAAACCTATGCCGGACCCCTTATGGAAAATGCATTGGGCTATATCGGCAAGAAAATGTCCATTGGGCTCAATTCCGGTGAAATGGAATTTATAGGTGTGGTTACCAATGTAGACCTTCAAAAAGGAAACGGTGCTTCCGGTACCCTGGTCATCTCGGGCCATGGACCGTCCGTTCTACTGGCAAATTCGGTACAGTGCCTTAGTTACGAAGAAGGTACATCGTTATCCCAAGTTGTGGAGGACACCTTAAAAGGACATTCCACGGATATATTGAAAAAAAGTATAGGTACGGGTACAGGTATTTCATTGCCCTACACGGTACAATATAATGAAAGTGACCTCTCGTTCCTACAAAGATTGTGCAGCCGATACGGGGTTTGGCTCTATCATAACGGACGTGATTTTTGCGTGGGAAAATCCGACAGCGCTACCCTTAACGGCGTGTACGGGATCGATGTTCTATCATTCAATTTATCTACCTCGCTCAAAGAACAGGTTTTTGACATTAAAGGGCACGACTGGGTAAACAACACCCAATTGGAGGCTAGCTCGGCCGCCCATACCGCCAATTCGTCCCACCCCTATCTTTCATCCGTAAAAGACGAATCCGATACCCTGTTCAATAAAAAAAGCAGTTACGACTATACCATAGGACAACATGAATATAGTGCACAGGCCGGTCTTGATACCGCTGCCAAGGTGAACACCTTGGGAAGGGCATCCGGTATGGTGACCGCTTCCGGATCCTCCGAGCTAGTGGGCATGCGCGTGGGAGATACGCTTTCCTTAAAGGGTCTTAATTTTTCCGACCCTACAGCACAAGATCCTTACGGATCATACGATATTATAAAAGTGGTACACCGTTTTGACCATAGCGGACACTATAGCAATTCTTTTGAAGGCGTGCCAGAAGGTACCGAACACCTTCCCTACTCCAACAGTTTTGCTGTTACAAGGTCTGCCGATCAGCGTGGACTTGTTTTGGACAACGCAGATCCCGATGGCCTCGGACGGATAAAAGTGCAGTTTCCTTGGCAAAAACCTATGGGGACGAACACTCCGTGGATAAAAGTACCTACTCCCTACAGTGGTGGTGGTAAGGGGTTTTATTTCATTCCCGAAAAGGACGAAGAGGTATTGGTAGGCTTTGAAGGCGGAAACCCGGAAAAACCCTTTGTACTTAGTGCAGGATTCAACAGCAGTGCCAGTAGTGGCTTTGCGGATGCCGATAATAATATTAAAGCGATAAAAACAAGAAGTGGACATATCATAGAATTGAATGATACCGATGGCGGGGAGAGTATAACGATTAACGACAAAAACGGCAATAGCATACATATTAATACTTCAGAGGGAAATATGACCTTTACCGCCCAAGGTGATATGGAGTTCAATGCAAAAAACGTAAGGTTCAACATACATGAAGATATGGATTTTGACATTGGTGGTAGTAAAAAGGTTTCCGTCAAGAAAAACTATGATACAGATTGTAAAAACAGTACTGAACGGGTCTTTAACAATAAAGAAATTAATATAGGCAAAAAGTTGGAACAGGTTTCAGGTGAATCCATCGTGCAGACCAATCAAGGAGAAATGTTGATTGATAGTACGGGTAAGCTTACTTTGCAAAGTAAATCTGAGGTTGATTATGGCGATTGA